The Metabacillus litoralis genome contains a region encoding:
- a CDS encoding HEAT repeat domain-containing protein: MNFEQTIEPFITTDDLILQDFVAHTLHDYPTNKSQKWTKRLLLEAINKPKKAKSILSFLKVDPNDEDLVHLLIEARIDTTDQIRYTYERLLIEFHPRIILKHRERLTDLFQQEDWRVYEVLENGTEEDVWEEYFNALTTLNAEQDLNYFLYQRLKKIAYSLFEKKYITEEQVLSVFAQNLQEDWFDYNGYIAVYLLGLMKMDQHADLLASLLTRDDDMLIEETAEALISFQTDKVVEATKPYLLHEDALIFAASVIENIKTEAAVETLRDAYHQLEEMDVQGVIFEALVHQLSDKAQREIEDYVSKAETTILIDEDQLAYSYFKIVGIQHPRLEEWKSKIEGR; encoded by the coding sequence ATGAATTTTGAACAAACAATTGAACCGTTTATTACAACAGATGACCTTATCCTTCAGGATTTTGTTGCTCATACTCTTCATGATTATCCTACGAACAAATCCCAGAAATGGACAAAGAGATTACTTCTTGAAGCTATAAATAAGCCTAAAAAGGCAAAGTCTATATTATCGTTTCTTAAGGTCGATCCTAATGATGAAGATCTGGTTCATCTTTTAATTGAGGCAAGGATAGATACTACTGATCAAATCCGTTATACCTATGAACGATTATTAATAGAGTTTCATCCTCGTATAATCTTAAAGCATCGAGAAAGATTAACAGATCTTTTTCAACAAGAAGATTGGCGCGTTTATGAAGTGCTGGAGAATGGAACAGAAGAGGATGTATGGGAGGAATATTTTAACGCTTTAACTACTTTGAATGCTGAACAAGACTTGAATTATTTCCTGTATCAAAGATTAAAGAAAATTGCTTATTCCCTTTTTGAAAAGAAATACATAACAGAAGAACAGGTTTTAAGTGTTTTCGCCCAAAATCTTCAGGAGGATTGGTTTGATTATAATGGCTACATTGCTGTTTATTTACTGGGATTAATGAAAATGGATCAGCATGCCGATCTTCTTGCATCTCTATTAACTAGAGACGACGATATGTTAATAGAGGAAACAGCAGAAGCGCTTATCTCGTTTCAAACAGATAAGGTTGTAGAAGCTACTAAGCCATATTTATTACATGAAGATGCCTTAATTTTTGCAGCATCTGTTATTGAAAACATAAAAACAGAAGCTGCAGTAGAAACGTTACGTGATGCTTATCATCAACTAGAAGAAATGGATGTACAAGGAGTCATCTTTGAGGCGCTTGTTCATCAGCTATCAGATAAAGCACAGCGAGAAATTGAAGATTATGTTAGCAAAGCGGAAACAACGATACTAATCGATGAGGATCAACTTGCGTACAGTTATTTTAAAATTGTTGGAATCCAGCATCCTCGGCTTGAGGAGTGGAAAAGTAAGATTGAGGGAAGGTAA
- the treC gene encoding alpha,alpha-phosphotrehalase produces the protein MINPWWKKSVVYQIYPKSFHDTTGNGVGDLQGIISRLPYLNKLGVDVIWLTPIYASPQKDNGYDISDYYSIHEEYGTMDDFDELVEKAHQRDIKVIMDVVVNHTSTEHKWFKEARKSKSNPYRDYYIWKDPKADGSPPTNWESKFGGNAWELDEKTGQYYLHLFDVTQADLNWENEKLRKEVYEMMNFWFKKGVDGFRLDVINLISKNQSFPDDDGSIAPGDGRKFYTDGPRAHEFLHEMNNEVFSKHESLTVGEMSSTTIDHCIQYSNPESKELSMTFNFHHLKVDYPNGEKWALGEMDFLSLKEILSTWQTGMNKGNGWNALFWCNHDQPRVVSRYGNDKEYHKESAKMLATTIHMMQGTPYIYQGEEFGMTDPKFNSIEEYRDVESLNMYNILKEKGMSDQEILEILKRKSRDNSRTPVQWNSSPHAGFTSGTPWIDVASNYKEINAKNALADSDSIFYHYQKLISLRKQYDVITTGNYKLLLENDPQIFAYLRQTFNEKLLVVNNFYDQYTEFILPEHVIVEGYNRDILLSNYKDSSLSFESLKLRPYESIIFYLSKK, from the coding sequence TTGATTAACCCATGGTGGAAAAAATCAGTCGTTTATCAAATCTATCCAAAGAGCTTTCATGATACAACCGGAAACGGTGTTGGTGATCTACAAGGGATTATTAGTAGGTTACCTTATTTAAATAAATTAGGAGTTGATGTGATTTGGTTAACACCTATCTATGCTTCTCCACAAAAAGATAATGGATATGATATAAGTGATTATTATTCAATTCATGAAGAATATGGAACAATGGATGATTTTGATGAGCTAGTTGAAAAAGCACATCAACGTGACATAAAAGTGATTATGGATGTCGTTGTTAACCATACCTCAACAGAGCACAAATGGTTTAAAGAAGCTAGAAAATCAAAGTCTAATCCATATCGAGATTATTATATTTGGAAGGATCCTAAAGCAGATGGATCACCACCAACAAACTGGGAATCCAAGTTCGGCGGTAATGCCTGGGAGCTTGACGAAAAGACAGGGCAATACTATCTTCATCTCTTTGATGTTACTCAAGCAGATCTGAATTGGGAAAATGAAAAGCTGCGTAAAGAAGTGTATGAAATGATGAACTTTTGGTTTAAAAAAGGTGTTGATGGCTTCCGCCTAGATGTTATTAACTTAATATCTAAAAATCAATCCTTCCCAGATGATGATGGTTCTATAGCTCCTGGTGATGGAAGAAAATTCTATACAGACGGTCCCCGTGCTCATGAATTTCTCCATGAAATGAATAATGAAGTGTTTTCAAAGCATGAAAGTTTAACAGTAGGAGAAATGTCTTCAACAACAATTGATCATTGTATTCAATATTCAAATCCAGAGAGCAAAGAGCTAAGTATGACATTTAATTTTCATCATTTGAAGGTTGATTATCCTAACGGTGAAAAATGGGCTCTTGGTGAAATGGATTTTCTTTCATTAAAGGAAATTCTTTCCACTTGGCAGACTGGTATGAACAAAGGAAATGGCTGGAATGCCTTATTTTGGTGTAACCACGATCAGCCACGAGTTGTGTCACGATATGGAAATGACAAAGAATATCATAAAGAATCAGCGAAAATGCTCGCAACCACCATCCATATGATGCAAGGAACTCCTTATATTTATCAGGGAGAAGAGTTTGGGATGACTGATCCTAAGTTTAACTCTATTGAGGAGTATCGTGATGTTGAGTCACTGAATATGTATAACATCCTTAAAGAAAAGGGAATGTCAGACCAGGAAATCCTTGAAATCTTAAAGCGAAAATCACGTGATAACTCAAGAACACCAGTACAATGGAATAGCTCTCCGCATGCAGGCTTTACATCAGGTACACCTTGGATTGATGTTGCAAGCAATTATAAAGAAATAAATGCTAAAAATGCATTAGCGGATTCGGACTCCATTTTCTATCATTATCAAAAGCTTATTTCATTACGAAAACAGTATGATGTGATCACAACAGGAAATTATAAGCTTTTATTAGAAAATGATCCTCAAATTTTCGCTTATTTACGTCAAACATTTAATGAAAAACTCTTAGTAGTTAATAATTTTTATGATCAGTATACCGAATTCATTTTGCCCGAGCATGTAATTGTTGAAGGGTATAACAGAGACATTCTTTTATCTAACTATAAAGATTCATCATTATCGTTTGAAAGCCTGAAGCTACGTCCATATGAATCCATTATTTTTTATTTATCGAAAAAATAA
- the pepT gene encoding peptidase T, whose product MKNEIIERFTSYVKVDTQSNENNDTCPSTPGQLTLGKQLVEELKEIGMQDVTMDDNGYVMATLPANTDKELPTIGFLAHIDTATDFTGKNVNPQLISSYDGKDIVLNKELNVVLSPLQFPNLKNYEGHTLITTDGTTLLGADNKAGIAEIMTSMAYLINHPEIKHGKIRIAFTPDEEIGRGPHKFDVDAFNADFAYTIDGGPLGELQYESFNAAAAKITFKGNNVHPGTAKGRMVNSSKIAMAFQSKLPAMEAPEFTEGYEGFYHLIGIQGDVENTYVHYIIRDHDKQKFEERKQTITKLVEEFQSVYGQDSVVLELNDQYYNMKDKIEPVKYIVDVAHEAMENLGITPIVEPIRGGTDGSQLSYMGLPTPNVFTGGENFHGKFEFISVDNMVKATETIIEICKLFEKR is encoded by the coding sequence ATGAAAAATGAAATCATTGAAAGATTTACAAGCTATGTAAAAGTTGATACACAATCAAATGAAAACAATGATACATGTCCATCCACACCTGGTCAGCTTACACTTGGCAAGCAACTAGTGGAGGAACTGAAGGAAATTGGTATGCAGGATGTCACAATGGATGACAACGGCTATGTGATGGCAACCCTTCCTGCTAATACAGATAAAGAGCTTCCTACAATCGGGTTTCTTGCACATATAGATACGGCAACAGATTTCACTGGCAAAAATGTAAACCCACAGCTCATCTCAAGCTACGATGGAAAAGATATTGTACTAAACAAGGAGCTAAATGTGGTTTTATCTCCATTACAATTTCCAAATCTAAAAAACTACGAAGGTCATACACTTATCACAACCGATGGAACGACATTATTAGGTGCAGATAACAAAGCAGGTATTGCAGAAATTATGACGAGTATGGCCTATCTGATTAATCATCCAGAAATCAAGCATGGCAAAATACGTATAGCCTTTACACCTGATGAAGAAATTGGGAGAGGACCTCATAAATTTGATGTTGATGCCTTCAATGCTGACTTTGCCTACACAATCGATGGCGGTCCATTAGGTGAGCTTCAGTACGAAAGCTTTAATGCAGCTGCAGCCAAAATCACATTTAAAGGAAACAATGTTCACCCAGGAACCGCAAAGGGGAGAATGGTCAATTCGTCTAAAATAGCAATGGCCTTTCAAAGCAAGCTCCCTGCAATGGAAGCTCCTGAGTTTACAGAAGGGTATGAAGGATTTTATCATCTTATTGGCATTCAAGGTGATGTTGAAAATACATATGTACATTATATTATCCGTGATCATGATAAACAGAAGTTTGAAGAAAGAAAACAAACAATCACTAAGCTTGTTGAGGAATTTCAATCTGTATATGGTCAGGATTCCGTTGTTTTAGAGCTCAATGATCAATACTATAATATGAAAGATAAAATTGAGCCTGTGAAGTATATTGTGGATGTGGCTCATGAAGCAATGGAGAACCTTGGCATCACACCTATTGTTGAACCAATCCGCGGTGGAACAGATGGCTCACAGCTATCCTATATGGGATTACCAACTCCTAATGTATTCACTGGCGGCGAGAATTTTCATGGGAAATTTGAATTTATTTCGGTTGATAATATGGTAAAAGCAACTGAAACGATTATTGAAATATGTAAGCTATTTGAGAAAAGATAA
- a CDS encoding DUF5068 domain-containing protein: protein MKKSKFLFSTLFFSTLLLAACGNDEEASGTKQEEAPAQAEETQTANDEVETETEEQDAGEQPQGDNETLNPFIAEDSEGNVEILYTNKDPEYTHDMEGFKVSVDEYQLVKVTDVNEYSTIYFDDQVDGYVVTAKVTIENGTDKPMYYNNSHRIQLSNDLDYIPSDWKAFVPEDQQIFKIKKNQDDISLFEAGEKVTGLLTFKMTNEDFEKLKSVKPKYVIEGGVAENSDFSGSISGNSPSYDFIYNDEQAETTASQPQFFQDRLTSDNWADKKMIFEKANINDTKKIGDVNVTVEGVQYTEVIPTEANKEMFSDFGDSGVAALTVKVKIDNGSTTPVSINNLGTILNVDDNRVRVLSQGMAEPRDPATIAAGETGEKLHVFLFRKDEFGLYKKFVMEFGPFYAENGEKAFKGRTAEFTLPR from the coding sequence GTGAAAAAATCTAAATTTTTATTTTCTACATTGTTTTTCAGCACACTTCTTCTAGCTGCATGCGGAAACGATGAAGAAGCTTCCGGAACAAAGCAAGAAGAAGCTCCTGCTCAAGCTGAGGAAACACAAACAGCTAATGATGAAGTAGAAACTGAAACAGAAGAACAAGATGCCGGAGAACAACCACAAGGCGATAATGAAACGTTAAATCCATTTATTGCTGAAGATTCTGAAGGGAATGTGGAGATTCTCTATACAAATAAAGATCCTGAATATACTCATGATATGGAAGGCTTTAAAGTATCAGTTGATGAATATCAACTTGTAAAAGTTACCGACGTGAATGAATATTCAACCATCTATTTTGATGATCAAGTTGATGGATATGTTGTTACTGCTAAAGTGACTATAGAAAATGGAACAGATAAACCTATGTATTATAACAATTCTCATCGAATTCAGTTAAGCAATGATTTAGATTACATACCTTCTGATTGGAAAGCGTTTGTACCAGAAGATCAACAGATTTTTAAGATTAAAAAGAACCAGGATGATATTTCCTTATTCGAGGCAGGAGAAAAAGTAACAGGCTTATTAACTTTTAAAATGACTAATGAAGATTTTGAAAAGTTAAAGTCAGTTAAGCCTAAATACGTAATAGAAGGTGGAGTAGCGGAGAACTCTGATTTTAGCGGAAGTATTTCAGGAAATTCACCTTCATATGATTTTATCTACAACGATGAACAAGCAGAAACAACAGCTTCTCAACCACAGTTCTTCCAAGATCGTTTAACATCAGATAACTGGGCTGATAAGAAGATGATTTTTGAAAAAGCAAACATAAATGATACCAAAAAAATCGGTGATGTAAACGTTACGGTTGAAGGGGTACAATATACAGAAGTTATTCCAACCGAAGCAAATAAAGAAATGTTTAGTGATTTTGGAGACAGTGGCGTTGCTGCCCTAACTGTCAAAGTGAAAATAGATAACGGATCAACTACACCAGTTAGCATTAACAACTTAGGAACCATTTTGAATGTTGATGATAACCGAGTACGAGTCCTTAGTCAGGGAATGGCTGAACCACGTGACCCAGCAACAATCGCTGCTGGAGAAACCGGTGAAAAACTCCATGTTTTCTTATTTAGAAAAGATGAATTTGGTTTATATAAAAAATTTGTTATGGAATTTGGTCCTTTTTATGCTGAAAACGGTGAAAAAGCATTTAAAGGTCGAACAGCAGAATTTACGTTACCTAGATAA
- the treR gene encoding trehalose operon repressor gives MRQNKYHSIYKELSEQIKSGDVKAGDILPSENELAVQHETSRETIRKALNLLSQNGFIQKIKGKGSVVIDVQKMSFPISGLVSFKEVSKNLNRETVTTVHDFGLIKPEPFIKQQLHASSKDEVWKVVRSRTINGERIILDKDYFLKKFVPTLTKQICETSIYEYLEQQLKLNISFAKKEIVVEDCTEEDRQLLDLEGFSHIVVVKNYVYLENTSLFQYTESRHRLDKFRFTDFARRGV, from the coding sequence ATGAGACAAAATAAATACCATTCTATATATAAAGAATTATCGGAACAAATTAAATCTGGGGATGTTAAAGCAGGAGATATTTTACCTTCTGAAAATGAGTTAGCTGTTCAACATGAAACAAGCAGAGAAACCATTCGAAAAGCCCTAAATTTATTATCACAAAATGGCTTTATCCAAAAAATTAAAGGAAAAGGCTCAGTTGTCATTGACGTTCAAAAAATGAGCTTTCCTATCTCAGGACTTGTTAGCTTTAAGGAAGTATCAAAAAACCTTAATAGAGAGACGGTAACAACTGTTCATGACTTTGGTTTGATTAAGCCTGAGCCCTTTATTAAACAGCAGCTACATGCATCAAGCAAGGATGAAGTGTGGAAGGTTGTTAGATCTCGAACTATTAATGGTGAACGGATTATTTTAGATAAAGATTATTTCCTAAAGAAATTTGTCCCGACATTAACTAAACAAATATGTGAAACCTCCATCTATGAATATCTTGAGCAACAATTAAAGCTGAATATTAGCTTTGCAAAAAAAGAAATTGTTGTTGAAGACTGCACGGAAGAAGACAGACAACTTCTTGATCTTGAGGGCTTTTCTCATATTGTTGTTGTGAAAAATTATGTGTACCTTGAAAACACTAGCTTGTTTCAATACACAGAATCCAGACACCGCCTCGATAAGTTCAGATTTACTGATTTTGCACGAAGAGGTGTGTAA
- a CDS encoding DMT family transporter: MVNKHQYQIYISLFVVMVFWGFNVIATKLLVTSFMPVTMTAFRIFTAAVGVFIILFSLKLVRKPTKKEWQYIIICSLFNVVGHHYFLSIGLKETSASNGGLILGTGPILTTILAFLFLRNKITILRFCGIILGFIGISFIVFQNGESLEGISLGDVHVFLSIFVQAVSFIMIKKVSSTLDPRLMTGYMLFIGSLLLFIISLIVEPAGLESMTNGSLSIWIFFFASAFLATSVGHMIYNYAVGKVGPAESAVFINLNPFFALVGATIFLGEVITLQQMIGFIFIIFGVVLGSGGFEGILRNQKRKRNRVIDC, encoded by the coding sequence TTGGTTAATAAGCATCAATATCAAATTTATATATCGCTATTTGTTGTAATGGTTTTTTGGGGATTCAATGTTATTGCAACAAAGCTTCTTGTTACAAGCTTTATGCCTGTGACAATGACAGCTTTTCGTATTTTTACAGCAGCTGTTGGCGTGTTTATCATTTTATTTTCTTTAAAGCTTGTAAGAAAACCTACCAAAAAGGAATGGCAGTACATTATCATCTGTTCCTTATTTAATGTTGTTGGACATCATTACTTTCTGTCAATTGGTTTAAAAGAGACCTCAGCTTCTAATGGGGGACTAATATTAGGAACTGGACCAATCTTAACGACGATTCTAGCCTTTTTATTTTTACGAAACAAAATCACGATCCTTCGCTTTTGTGGAATTATTCTTGGATTTATTGGCATTTCATTCATTGTGTTTCAAAATGGAGAAAGTTTGGAAGGTATTTCTCTTGGTGATGTTCATGTATTTCTATCTATTTTTGTTCAGGCCGTTAGTTTTATTATGATTAAGAAGGTATCTTCAACATTAGATCCCCGCCTGATGACAGGTTATATGCTTTTCATTGGCTCACTTTTACTCTTTATCATCAGTCTTATTGTTGAGCCTGCTGGTCTCGAGAGCATGACTAACGGATCACTTTCTATATGGATTTTCTTCTTCGCTTCAGCATTTTTAGCAACATCTGTTGGACATATGATCTACAATTATGCGGTTGGAAAAGTTGGGCCAGCTGAGTCAGCTGTTTTCATTAATCTTAATCCATTTTTTGCATTAGTTGGTGCAACCATATTTTTAGGAGAAGTTATTACACTTCAGCAAATGATCGGTTTTATTTTCATCATTTTTGGTGTTGTGCTTGGGTCAGGTGGTTTTGAAGGCATTCTTCGAAATCAAAAACGAAAGAGAAATAGAGTGATCGATTGCTAA
- the treP gene encoding PTS system trehalose-specific EIIBC component, translating to MSVDQKQVTDIIDAIGGKENISAATHCVTRLRFALVDESKVNKEALENNSLVKGSFSTNGQFQVVIGQGTVDKVYKELVQQTGVGEASKEDVKKASEKNLNPIQRAIKTLADIFIPILPAIVTAGLLMGINNILTGPGIFYDGKSIIDVHPQWADLASIINLIANTAFVFLPGLIGWSAVNRFGGSPLLGIVLGLMLVHPDLLNAWGYGTAEQIPTWNLFGLEVEKIGYQGQVLPILVASLLLAKVELFLRKRVPDGLQLLIVPPLTLLITGFASFIVIGPITFAIGNVLTDGVISIFENFAALGGLIYGGLYALLVVTGMHHTFLAVDIQLANAGGTFLWPMLALSNIAQGSAAFAMMLILKEEKQKGLALTSGISAWLGITEPAMFGVNLRYRYPFIAALISSGIAGLFISINGVKAFSIGVGGVPGFLSIDSQFWGSFFIGMAIVIIVPFLLTFVLAKIKKQ from the coding sequence ATGAGTGTCGATCAAAAACAAGTAACGGACATTATAGATGCGATTGGTGGTAAAGAGAATATTTCTGCTGCCACACACTGTGTGACACGACTTCGTTTTGCACTAGTAGATGAATCAAAAGTAAATAAAGAAGCACTTGAGAATAATTCGTTAGTAAAAGGATCTTTCTCAACAAACGGACAATTTCAAGTTGTGATTGGTCAAGGAACAGTAGATAAAGTTTACAAAGAGCTCGTTCAACAAACAGGTGTAGGGGAAGCTTCAAAGGAAGATGTAAAAAAGGCATCTGAGAAAAACCTAAATCCTATCCAACGCGCTATCAAAACATTGGCTGATATTTTCATCCCAATTTTGCCTGCCATTGTAACAGCTGGTTTATTAATGGGGATTAATAATATCTTAACGGGACCAGGAATTTTCTATGATGGAAAATCAATTATTGATGTTCATCCACAATGGGCCGATTTGGCTAGCATTATAAACTTAATAGCAAATACAGCCTTTGTCTTTCTACCTGGCTTAATTGGCTGGTCGGCCGTAAACCGTTTTGGCGGAAGTCCATTATTAGGTATTGTGCTTGGACTAATGCTTGTTCACCCAGATTTATTAAATGCATGGGGATATGGAACAGCTGAACAAATCCCAACATGGAATTTGTTTGGATTAGAAGTTGAAAAGATCGGCTACCAAGGTCAAGTTTTACCGATTTTAGTGGCCTCATTGCTATTAGCTAAAGTTGAATTATTTTTACGTAAACGTGTTCCGGACGGTCTTCAATTATTAATTGTTCCTCCGCTTACACTTTTAATTACAGGATTTGCATCATTCATCGTAATCGGACCTATAACGTTTGCAATAGGAAATGTATTAACAGATGGCGTGATCTCAATCTTTGAAAACTTTGCAGCACTTGGTGGACTGATTTATGGAGGATTATATGCCCTATTAGTTGTAACAGGCATGCACCATACCTTCTTAGCAGTTGATATTCAATTAGCAAACGCAGGCGGAACATTCCTATGGCCAATGCTGGCATTATCAAATATTGCACAAGGATCAGCTGCTTTTGCAATGATGCTTATTTTAAAAGAAGAAAAACAGAAAGGTTTAGCGTTAACATCCGGTATCTCTGCATGGCTTGGTATTACTGAACCAGCAATGTTTGGTGTTAATTTACGTTACCGCTATCCATTTATTGCCGCACTAATTAGCTCAGGTATCGCCGGATTATTTATCTCTATTAACGGAGTAAAGGCATTTTCTATTGGTGTCGGTGGTGTACCAGGATTTTTATCGATCGATTCACAATTCTGGGGATCATTCTTTATCGGAATGGCGATCGTAATCATCGTTCCATTTTTGTTAACCTTTGTTCTTGCAAAAATAAAAAAACAATAG
- the ade gene encoding adenine deaminase — protein MEYFTHKLAASAKKVKADVVIKNGKIIDVFNGEIIEEDIAITDGVIVGIGHYEGIQTIDAKGKYISPGFIDGHVHIESAMVTPQQFSQVVIPHGVTTVIADPHEIANVSGSKGIQFMIDSAKDIPLNTYFMLPSCVPATPFENAGAVLTADDLEIFYKEERVLGLAEVMDFPSVFHQEKGMMKKLITANKLGKKIDGHAAGLSGDAINVYASAGIKTDHECVTPEEAHDRLKRGMYVMLREGSAARDVSALLPVITERNSRRCLFVTDDKHLDDLIAEGSIDYNIFLSIKGGLNPILAYQMATINAAECFGLTSKGAIAPGYDADLVFLDSLEDVKIEKVFLKGKLMAENGRFVCSEFSETTPSIPDTLSNTIHIQDIEIDDLQIPCLQGTTANIIEIIPNKIITKHIVEEIHSQNGYFQPSVSRDHLKMTVVERHAATGNIGLGIVKGFGLKSGAIASTVAHDSHNIIALGTNDQDLLKAIYELKAMGGGLVVMNENMVIASLPLEISGLMTASSFKDVNKMLKEIDEALLHIGFTGNFNPFLTLSFLALPVIPELKLTDLGLFQVKDFKHVDVVNLR, from the coding sequence ATGGAATACTTCACTCATAAACTAGCTGCTTCTGCAAAGAAAGTAAAAGCTGATGTTGTTATAAAAAACGGGAAAATAATAGATGTATTTAATGGTGAGATCATCGAAGAAGACATTGCAATTACAGATGGTGTTATCGTTGGAATTGGTCATTATGAAGGAATCCAAACCATCGATGCCAAGGGAAAATATATTTCACCAGGTTTTATTGATGGTCATGTTCACATTGAGTCCGCAATGGTAACTCCTCAACAATTTTCTCAAGTCGTCATTCCACACGGTGTCACAACAGTTATTGCTGATCCCCATGAAATAGCCAATGTTAGTGGTTCAAAGGGCATTCAATTTATGATTGATTCAGCAAAGGATATCCCTTTAAACACCTATTTTATGCTTCCTTCCTGTGTTCCAGCTACCCCGTTTGAAAATGCAGGTGCCGTACTTACTGCCGATGATTTAGAGATATTTTACAAAGAAGAACGTGTTTTAGGGCTTGCTGAGGTGATGGATTTTCCTTCTGTTTTTCATCAAGAGAAGGGGATGATGAAAAAGCTCATAACAGCCAATAAACTCGGTAAAAAAATAGACGGCCATGCTGCTGGTCTATCTGGAGATGCCATAAATGTTTATGCATCTGCGGGAATTAAAACGGATCATGAGTGTGTCACACCTGAGGAAGCACATGACCGTTTGAAAAGAGGCATGTACGTTATGCTTAGAGAAGGATCAGCTGCAAGAGATGTTTCAGCTTTATTGCCTGTTATTACCGAAAGGAATTCACGTCGCTGTCTCTTTGTAACCGATGATAAACATTTAGATGATTTAATTGCTGAAGGAAGCATTGATTACAATATTTTTCTTTCCATTAAAGGGGGACTAAACCCAATTCTTGCCTACCAAATGGCCACCATCAACGCAGCAGAATGCTTTGGCTTAACATCAAAAGGCGCTATTGCTCCAGGCTATGATGCTGATCTTGTATTTTTAGATAGTTTGGAAGATGTAAAGATTGAAAAAGTATTCTTAAAAGGGAAGCTTATGGCTGAAAATGGACGTTTTGTTTGTTCAGAATTTAGTGAAACAACTCCATCCATCCCGGATACTTTATCAAACACCATTCATATTCAAGATATTGAAATCGATGATCTGCAAATCCCATGTTTACAGGGAACTACAGCTAACATTATTGAGATCATTCCAAATAAAATCATTACAAAGCATATTGTTGAAGAAATTCATTCACAAAATGGTTATTTTCAACCATCTGTTAGCAGGGATCATCTTAAGATGACCGTTGTTGAAAGACATGCAGCAACTGGAAATATCGGATTAGGAATCGTCAAAGGATTTGGCCTTAAAAGTGGAGCAATTGCTTCGACTGTTGCACATGATTCTCATAATATCATTGCTTTAGGTACAAATGATCAAGATCTTCTTAAAGCCATTTATGAATTAAAAGCAATGGGCGGTGGCCTGGTTGTAATGAATGAAAATATGGTGATTGCTTCCTTACCGTTAGAAATTTCAGGCTTAATGACAGCCTCATCTTTTAAAGATGTAAATAAGATGCTAAAGGAAATTGATGAGGCTCTACTGCATATTGGCTTTACAGGAAACTTCAACCCATTTTTAACTCTGTCGTTTTTAGCTCTGCCTGTAATCCCCGAATTAAAATTAACAGACTTGGGGTTGTTTCAAGTGAAGGATTTTAAGCATGTGGATGTAGTAAATCTCAGGTAA